CCGATGGTCCAGGCATTTTGCGTGCGGGTGATTTGATGCGTTTCGCCGCCAACCTCGACACGGAATTGCCCGGGCCCAAGCGTCGTGATGCTGGCGGTGACCTCGGCTTCCCCGAACTGCAAATCGACGCTTTGCCCCTCGGCACCCCAGAGCGAAAACCCTGCAAACTCAGGCGCGTCCCCATCAAGACCCAAAGCGGCAATCCCGGCCAAAGCTTGCGTCCGGGTACAGGGGGCAGGCGTCTCGACCAGCGTGTCCAGATCGCGCGCGATCAGGCCGGTGTCGACCTCGCCTACAGAGAAGCCCTCGTGCTGGGACAAGGCCGCGAGGAAGCCAATATTGGTGACCGTGCCACCAATCTCGGTGGCCTGCAGGGCGCGGGTCAGCTGCGCCAACGCCGCGGCGCGGTCCGGACCATGCACCGTCAGCTTGGCGATCATCGGGTCGTAATGCGGGCTGATCTCGTCGCCCGGCCGCACGCCTGTGTCGATCCGCGCGCCGTCCGCGAACCGCAGATGCCCTAGTGTGCCAATGGCGGGCAGGAAGCCCGCTGCGACATCCTCGGCATAGATGCGCGCCTCGAAGGCGTGACCGGTGATCGACAGCTGATCCTGAAGCAGCGGCAGTGCTTCACCGCTCGCGACCCGTAACTGCCATTCGACCAGATCGACACCGGTGATCTCCTCGGTCACGGGATGCTCGACCTGCAGCCGCGTGTTCATTTCCATGAAGTAGAAGCGGTCCGCGCGTAGCCCGTCAGAGGCATCGACGATGAACTCCACCGTCCCGGCGCCCGCATAGCCCACCGCCTTGGCCGCGCGCACGGCGGCCTCGCCCATGGCGGCGCGCATCTCGTCGGTCATGCCGGGCGCAGGGGCCTCTTCGATGACCTTCTGGTGGCGGCGCTGCAGCGAGCAATCCCGCTCGAACAGATGCACCGCGTCGTTGCCATCGCCGAAAACCTGCACCTCGATATGGCGCGGGGTCGAGACGTATTTCTCGACCAAAACATCAGCATTCCCGAACGCCTTCTGGGCCTCGGTCTGCGCCGCTTCCAGCTCTTGCGCGAAGTCCTGCGCGCGCTCGACGCGGCGCATGCCCTTGCCGCCGCCGCCCGCGACCGCCTTGATCAGGACCGGGTAGCCGATCTTGTCAGCCTCGGCCGCCAAATTGTCCTGCGCGGCACCGTGATAGCCCGGCACG
The nucleotide sequence above comes from Litoreibacter ponti. Encoded proteins:
- a CDS encoding acetyl-CoA carboxylase biotin carboxylase subunit; amino-acid sequence: MFRKILIANRGEIACRVIETCRRLGVATVAVHSDIDRAARHVAMADEAVSLGGASPAESYLRGDAIIEAAIKTGAQAIHPGYGFLSENPDFVDAVEAAGLVFIGPSADAIRAMGLKDAAKSLMEKAGVPVVPGYHGAAQDNLAAEADKIGYPVLIKAVAGGGGKGMRRVERAQDFAQELEAAQTEAQKAFGNADVLVEKYVSTPRHIEVQVFGDGNDAVHLFERDCSLQRRHQKVIEEAPAPGMTDEMRAAMGEAAVRAAKAVGYAGAGTVEFIVDASDGLRADRFYFMEMNTRLQVEHPVTEEITGVDLVEWQLRVASGEALPLLQDQLSITGHAFEARIYAEDVAAGFLPAIGTLGHLRFADGARIDTGVRPGDEISPHYDPMIAKLTVHGPDRAAALAQLTRALQATEIGGTVTNIGFLAALSQHEGFSVGEVDTGLIARDLDTLVETPAPCTRTQALAGIAALGLDGDAPEFAGFSLWGAEGQSVDLQFGEAEVTASITTLGPGQFRVEVGGETHQITRTQNAWTIGDDTIAARVWCDGRQGAVFWGNTYAFTVPDPLDRHSDAASDGLTRAPMPGLVRVVDVTAGQQVAKGDRLLVLEAMKMEHALRADADGIVADVMVEGGAQVVAGAPLVRIEAKDG